From the genome of Kaistella daneshvariae, one region includes:
- a CDS encoding C4-dicarboxylate ABC transporter → MIFNWLSLITGIFYIVVGVYVIIYKFFVIFLEPNIAYALGALLIAYGLFRIVRSIYRIRQQRNED, encoded by the coding sequence ATGATTTTTAACTGGTTGTCTTTAATTACAGGAATTTTTTACATCGTCGTAGGTGTTTATGTAATTATTTATAAATTTTTCGTAATTTTTTTAGAACCTAATATTGCCTATGCTTTGGGTGCTTTACTCATTGCGTATGGTCTTTTCAGAATCGTACGTTCTATCTACAGAATCCGTCAGCAAAGAAATGAAGATTAA
- a CDS encoding PstS family phosphate ABC transporter substrate-binding protein produces MKIKIPIYLAIFFTFILSCKKSEHVVDTPQQGTITMEVDESFRSVSEALTSRYMALYPNTKINLVFKKEDLGYLDLLENKVRVIVMSRELSEKEKKAFKDKIDLDLQPAPFAADAVVFIVPKDSPRDSISTAELRQLLKSTDEKVIFDGTNSSNLNFVAQKLKATPDQLKYSIISGNKNIAENLANLPDKIGAISLNTLSRPYDPEAEALRNSVKILKVSEGKQAYAPTVQNLANNKYPFSRILYFLTNEAYFGLGNGFIRFSCTQLGQIVVAKEGLQPYYIFNREVQMR; encoded by the coding sequence ATGAAGATTAAAATACCGATCTATTTAGCCATTTTTTTTACTTTTATCCTGTCGTGTAAAAAATCGGAACATGTGGTGGATACACCACAGCAAGGTACAATCACCATGGAAGTGGATGAATCATTTCGGAGTGTTTCCGAAGCGCTCACTTCGCGCTACATGGCATTATACCCGAACACAAAAATTAATTTGGTTTTCAAAAAAGAAGACCTAGGATATCTGGATCTTCTGGAAAATAAAGTGCGTGTGATTGTGATGTCGCGGGAACTTAGCGAAAAAGAAAAAAAAGCCTTCAAAGATAAAATTGATCTCGATCTGCAGCCCGCACCTTTTGCGGCAGACGCCGTGGTTTTTATTGTGCCCAAAGATTCGCCGCGCGACAGCATTTCTACAGCTGAACTTCGCCAACTTTTGAAAAGTACTGATGAAAAAGTAATTTTTGACGGTACCAACTCCAGTAACCTTAACTTTGTTGCTCAAAAGCTAAAGGCCACGCCTGATCAGCTGAAGTATTCGATCATCAGCGGAAATAAAAATATTGCTGAAAATTTGGCTAATTTGCCCGATAAAATCGGTGCTATCAGTTTAAACACGTTGAGCCGACCTTACGACCCGGAAGCAGAAGCACTCCGAAACTCAGTGAAAATCCTAAAGGTTTCCGAAGGAAAACAAGCCTACGCACCTACAGTGCAAAATTTGGCCAATAACAAATATCCTTTTAGCAGAATCCTATATTTCCTGACAAACGAAGCTTACTTCGGTTTAGGAAATGGTTTTATACGTTTCTCTTGTACTCAACTAGGGCAGATTGTGGTTGCAAAAGAAGGTTTGCAGCCTTACTACATCTTTAACCGGGAAGTACAAATGCGTTAA
- a CDS encoding energy transducer TonB: MADEQRLSSLDEIVFENRNKLYGAYDLRTNYRSLLTKAFIFGTILFCVVAITPFVIMKIKQMTAAETQEVNANLIDILPEEELIIEAPKEEEPPPPPPPKEEPKQEVIQNVVPEPVKAPKVETPPPPITKQLETTTGLANQEGVKTPSYTPPPPPPSTGKVQTVEVKPQVSETQVYTEVEQLAEFPGGINKFRTAVGNNFDTSVMSGDEGTVKTEVIFVVERDGSITDVKANGPNSDFNAEAVRTVKSIKNKWTPAKINGTAVRYRYRLPLTMNFE; encoded by the coding sequence ATGGCAGATGAACAAAGACTCAGCTCTTTAGATGAGATTGTATTTGAAAATAGAAATAAGTTGTACGGAGCCTATGATTTAAGAACAAATTATAGATCGTTACTTACTAAAGCTTTCATCTTCGGAACTATACTTTTCTGTGTGGTAGCAATTACTCCATTTGTGATCATGAAAATCAAGCAAATGACAGCAGCAGAAACACAGGAGGTAAATGCGAATTTAATTGATATTCTTCCCGAAGAAGAATTGATTATTGAAGCACCGAAGGAAGAAGAACCGCCACCACCACCGCCACCAAAAGAAGAACCAAAACAAGAGGTTATTCAGAACGTTGTGCCGGAGCCGGTGAAAGCACCAAAAGTAGAAACTCCGCCGCCGCCAATTACCAAACAGTTGGAAACAACAACAGGATTGGCTAACCAGGAAGGGGTGAAAACTCCAAGTTATACACCACCGCCACCACCACCATCAACTGGTAAGGTTCAAACGGTAGAAGTAAAACCTCAGGTTTCTGAAACGCAGGTTTACACAGAAGTAGAGCAGTTAGCTGAATTCCCTGGTGGTATTAACAAGTTTAGAACTGCGGTAGGAAACAACTTTGATACTTCGGTAATGAGTGGTGACGAAGGAACTGTAAAAACTGAAGTAATATTTGTTGTCGAAAGAGACGGATCGATTACTGATGTTAAAGCGAACGGTCCAAATTCGGACTTTAACGCCGAAGCAGTAAGAACGGTGAAGTCGATTAAAAACAAATGGACTCCAGCGAAAATCAATGGAACTGCGGTACGTTACCGATATAGATTACCATTGACAATGAATTTTGAATAA
- a CDS encoding ExbD/TolR family protein, giving the protein MAEVQVKDNSGKGGKVRSKKQVPHVDLTPMVDLAFLLITFFMLVTTFNKPNVMDLGLPAKPKDNQKAPDTEIDLSNSISIIIGKDNRIFYHQLDQAGLNDQTLQETTFDRNGITKVIEQAKARAKDQSKFTVIIKPTDDAIYKNFVDILDEMAITKNEIYGVTDIKKWEQAIYDKKVGGTAPAATPPAN; this is encoded by the coding sequence ATGGCAGAAGTACAAGTAAAAGATAACAGCGGGAAAGGCGGAAAGGTACGCTCCAAAAAGCAGGTGCCTCACGTAGATTTAACTCCGATGGTAGATTTGGCGTTCCTTTTGATCACTTTCTTCATGTTGGTGACCACCTTCAATAAACCGAATGTAATGGACTTAGGCCTTCCGGCAAAACCGAAAGACAACCAAAAAGCTCCGGACACAGAAATCGATTTATCGAACTCCATCTCAATAATTATTGGGAAAGACAATAGAATTTTCTATCACCAGTTGGATCAGGCAGGTTTGAATGACCAAACCTTACAGGAAACCACTTTTGACAGAAACGGAATTACAAAAGTAATTGAGCAGGCAAAAGCCCGCGCTAAAGATCAATCGAAATTTACGGTGATCATTAAGCCAACGGATGATGCTATATATAAGAACTTCGTAGATATTCTTGACGAAATGGCAATAACCAAAAATGAAATATACGGGGTTACCGATATTAAAAAATGGGAACAGGCTATTTACGACAAAAAAGTAGGGGGAACTGCTCCGGCAGCAACACCACCTGCAAACTAG
- a CDS encoding ExbD/TolR family protein produces MARVKPKRHNIRVDMTAMTDVSFLLLTFFILTAQFAKPDVETITTPSSISEKLLPDASLMTILSTTDGRFYFTPVENPKERMQLLDNMGAKYGMTFTDKEKVAFANAQSIGVPMNQLKGFLDLKDEDRKAFKSKTGIPMDSTNKQLIDWVQQSLAVNPDYKLAIKGDTQTKYPKVKALFEGLRDIDFLKFWLITSQETAQ; encoded by the coding sequence ATGGCGAGAGTCAAACCAAAAAGACATAATATAAGGGTAGATATGACGGCGATGACCGACGTATCCTTTCTACTCCTTACATTCTTTATCCTTACGGCTCAGTTTGCAAAACCTGATGTTGAGACGATTACCACGCCATCTTCTATTTCTGAAAAGTTACTTCCAGATGCCAGTTTAATGACGATTTTGAGTACTACAGACGGAAGATTCTATTTTACACCCGTTGAAAATCCGAAGGAGCGTATGCAACTTCTGGATAATATGGGCGCAAAATATGGTATGACATTTACCGATAAGGAGAAAGTTGCTTTTGCTAATGCACAGTCTATTGGTGTTCCTATGAACCAGCTGAAAGGTTTTCTAGATCTTAAAGATGAAGACCGAAAAGCTTTCAAAAGCAAAACGGGAATCCCGATGGACAGCACAAATAAGCAACTGATTGATTGGGTACAGCAAAGTTTAGCAGTTAACCCAGATTATAAGCTGGCTATTAAAGGAGATACGCAAACGAAGTATCCGAAAGTGAAAGCTTTATTTGAAGGATTGAGAGATATAGATTTCTTGAAATTCTGGTTAATAACAAGCCAGGAAACGGCACAATAA
- a CDS encoding MotA/TolQ/ExbB proton channel family protein: MEMNVSNSEEQVVAKKVGGLNPALIIPILIVIGIAIYLFVLGNPGNFKADPRLNGLSSVAFSDLESKELHPDGFLGVIYMGGVIVPILISFMIIVIVFSIERALVLRRAAGKGNVDNFVLNVRRLLNQNKVDEAIEECDRQEGSVGNVVKEGLTTYKALSHDNTLNKEQKMVALNKSIEEATTLEMPMLEKNMMILSTLGTVATLVALLGTVIGMIKAFSALGSGGGTPDSAALSIGISEALVNTALGIGTSAVAIIFYNYFTSKIDGLTFKIDEIAMSIQQSFAEFH, encoded by the coding sequence ATGGAAATGAATGTTTCAAACAGTGAGGAGCAAGTAGTTGCTAAAAAAGTGGGAGGATTGAATCCTGCGTTAATAATTCCTATTCTGATAGTGATAGGTATTGCTATTTATTTATTCGTGTTGGGGAATCCAGGAAACTTTAAAGCGGATCCTAGACTTAACGGTCTTTCTTCAGTAGCTTTTTCTGATTTGGAAAGTAAGGAATTGCACCCGGATGGTTTCTTAGGTGTAATTTATATGGGTGGGGTTATCGTACCTATTCTTATCTCTTTCATGATTATTGTAATCGTGTTTTCAATAGAGCGTGCTTTGGTATTAAGAAGAGCTGCAGGTAAAGGAAACGTAGACAATTTCGTATTAAACGTTAGAAGATTGCTTAACCAAAATAAAGTGGATGAAGCTATCGAGGAATGCGACAGACAAGAAGGTTCTGTAGGTAATGTGGTAAAAGAAGGTTTAACTACCTATAAAGCTTTATCGCATGACAATACCTTGAACAAAGAGCAAAAAATGGTTGCTTTGAACAAATCTATTGAAGAAGCTACCACTCTTGAAATGCCAATGTTGGAGAAAAACATGATGATTCTTTCCACTTTAGGTACAGTTGCAACGCTTGTAGCACTATTGGGAACAGTAATCGGGATGATTAAGGCGTTTAGCGCCCTAGGTTCTGGAGGTGGTACACCGGATTCAGCAGCACTTTCTATCGGTATTTCTGAAGCACTTGTAAATACAGCTTTAGGTATTGGTACTTCTGCAGTTGCGATTATCTTCTACAACTATTTTACTTCTAAAATTGACGGATTAACATTCAAGATCGATGAGATCGCAATGTCTATCCAGCAGTCTTTCGCAGAATTCCATTAA
- a CDS encoding tetratricopeptide repeat protein, giving the protein MKDIMNLTKKIAFGVSVGFFTNFAFGQTLQEGINSADSHKYAQARQVFTDMIAKSATADNYFYLGNSYLTQFEPNFDKAQENFNKGLAADKKSAINKIGLASVKLGKGDKSAIAEIKEIVKDSRERDPEILYRAAEAITMFGGAANADLAIDYLNKAVDKSAKNGTPAHYYYTLGDAYRLKLTNSPQVAGSAMTAYEKALPTAKNKASVFTRIGTLWMQAQQWQSAKENIDKAIAADPTYAPAYKAKAAYDIRYQQNALATQDLINYAKYADEDPDTQLEISKLFFTNEDYGNSKMYLDKVFDKVEDPIKYKLRAYLQYADGDYAAAKTSMDTFVSKAEKSRVLTADIGLQGLIAAGLAEKEKDAAKKAALQTEAQQKIAIAKAAKDLTMKWDQELIKIKGGGAVNQASVDAGPTNPQIEALKKQVAAKPQDTDALFKLANAYQEAKNWNGAVHSWQKMNGLLPDWAPAYYSLGYSYQQAGQNELAKLAYEKFISTVKPADMEANKETLSYAYFAVAYLVKDSDPAKAKEYVAKSVQLNPNYTDAVNLNNQLNK; this is encoded by the coding sequence ATGAAAGATATAATGAATTTAACGAAAAAAATTGCGTTCGGAGTTTCAGTAGGCTTCTTCACTAATTTCGCTTTTGGTCAAACTTTACAAGAGGGAATTAACAGTGCAGACAGCCATAAATATGCACAGGCCAGACAGGTATTTACCGATATGATTGCAAAATCTGCTACAGCCGATAATTACTTCTATTTAGGAAACTCTTATTTAACTCAATTTGAACCAAATTTTGATAAAGCTCAGGAAAATTTTAATAAAGGATTAGCAGCAGATAAAAAAAGCGCGATTAACAAAATAGGTTTAGCATCTGTTAAATTAGGTAAAGGTGACAAGTCTGCAATTGCAGAAATCAAGGAAATCGTAAAAGATTCCCGTGAAAGAGATCCTGAAATTCTTTACCGCGCCGCAGAAGCTATTACCATGTTTGGTGGCGCAGCTAATGCCGACCTCGCGATTGATTACCTGAACAAGGCAGTTGATAAGTCTGCAAAAAATGGTACACCGGCGCATTACTACTATACTTTGGGTGACGCGTACCGCTTAAAATTAACAAACAGCCCGCAAGTGGCAGGTTCTGCAATGACTGCTTACGAAAAAGCTTTGCCTACAGCAAAAAATAAAGCTTCTGTATTCACCAGAATCGGAACGCTTTGGATGCAGGCGCAGCAATGGCAGTCTGCTAAAGAAAATATCGATAAAGCAATCGCGGCAGATCCAACGTACGCGCCGGCTTACAAAGCTAAAGCAGCATATGATATCAGATATCAGCAAAATGCATTGGCAACACAAGACTTAATCAACTATGCAAAATATGCAGATGAAGATCCGGATACGCAATTAGAAATTTCAAAATTATTCTTCACCAATGAAGACTACGGAAACTCAAAAATGTATCTTGATAAAGTCTTTGATAAAGTAGAAGATCCCATCAAATATAAGTTGAGAGCTTATCTTCAGTATGCCGATGGCGATTATGCCGCAGCAAAAACAAGCATGGATACCTTTGTATCTAAAGCTGAAAAAAGCCGCGTACTTACCGCCGATATCGGTTTACAAGGTTTGATTGCTGCAGGTTTAGCGGAAAAAGAAAAAGATGCAGCTAAAAAAGCAGCGTTGCAAACTGAAGCACAGCAAAAAATTGCAATTGCAAAAGCAGCAAAAGATCTTACCATGAAATGGGATCAGGAGTTGATTAAGATTAAAGGTGGTGGCGCTGTAAACCAGGCTTCGGTAGATGCGGGTCCAACAAACCCTCAAATTGAAGCACTGAAAAAACAGGTTGCTGCAAAACCACAAGACACCGATGCTTTATTTAAGTTAGCAAATGCTTACCAGGAAGCTAAAAACTGGAATGGTGCAGTGCACAGTTGGCAGAAAATGAACGGTTTGTTACCGGATTGGGCACCTGCTTACTACAGTTTAGGGTACTCTTACCAGCAAGCGGGACAAAATGAATTGGCGAAGTTGGCTTACGAGAAATTCATCAGCACGGTAAAACCTGCGGATATGGAAGCTAATAAGGAAACACTTTCTTATGCTTATTTCGCGGTAGCGTACTTGGTGAAAGATAGTGATCCTGCAAAAGCGAAAGAATATGTTGCAAAATCTGTACAGTTAAACCCTAACTACACAGATGCGGTAAACTTAAACAACCAGCTGAATAAATAA
- the leuS gene encoding leucine--tRNA ligase, whose protein sequence is MFYDHQSIEKKWQNFWKENQTYKTENATEKPKFYVLDMFPYPSGAGLHVGHPLGYIASDIYARYKRHQGFNVLHPIGYDSFGLPAEQYAIQTGQHPAITTEENITRYEEQLRKIGFSFDWSREVRTSDPSYYRWTQWIFLQLFNSWYNKTTDKAEPIGELISRFETQGTSGLSAVQNDALNFTAEEWKNASELDKQDILLNYRLAYRAETTVNWCPALGTVLANDEVKDGKSERGGYPVFQKKMMQWSMRISAYSERLLQGLEKLDWPQPLKDSQEYWIGKSQGALVDFEVLTPSSDSESTEQNENVQVRVFTTRPDTIFGATFLVLAPENPLVKNLTTEAQTEEIQKYIEETSKKTERDRMADVKNVSGAFTGSYATNPFTQEKMPVYISDYVLMGYGTGAVMAVPAHDERDHRFAKKFGLPIVNVIENTIDIQEASYDSKDSVCVNSDFLNGLNYEDAKSLIIAEIEKKNIGEGTINYRQRDAIFSRQRYWGEPVPIYYKDGMPYALPISALPLELPEVEKYLPTEDGDPPLGNAKNFAWDEKNQKVVSTGLIDDETVFPLELSTMPGWAGSSWYFLRYMDPENNAVFAAKNLTDYWEQVDLYIGGSEHATGHLLYSRFWTMFLKDRGFISHEEPFKKLINQGMILGMSAFVKRVEGTNQFVSKSLSKDYQVQKIHVDVSLLKGTTDELDLEKFKAWRPEFSEAEFILEEGKYICEREVEKMSKSKYNVVNPDDICEEYGADCLRLYEMFLGPLEQSKPWNTQGLSGVYGFLKKFYNLYFKEDEFLISEEEPTKEEYKILHTLIKKVVNDIDNFSFNTSVSQFMIAVNELQKTKTNKRKILEPLAIILSPYAPHVAEELWSKLGHDETIEFAPFPTFDEKYLVEDEIAYPVSFNGKMRFKLNLAADLGVTEIQQAVLADARTQEYLQGNNPKKVIIVPKKIINIVL, encoded by the coding sequence ATGTTTTACGACCATCAATCGATTGAAAAAAAGTGGCAGAATTTCTGGAAAGAAAATCAAACTTATAAAACCGAAAACGCAACCGAAAAGCCGAAATTTTATGTTTTGGATATGTTCCCATATCCGTCCGGCGCGGGTTTGCATGTTGGTCACCCGCTGGGATATATCGCTTCCGACATTTACGCAAGATATAAAAGACATCAGGGATTCAATGTTTTGCACCCGATTGGTTACGATTCTTTCGGACTTCCGGCAGAGCAATATGCCATTCAAACCGGGCAGCATCCGGCGATTACCACGGAAGAAAATATTACACGCTACGAAGAACAACTGCGAAAAATCGGATTTTCTTTTGACTGGAGCCGTGAAGTGAGAACCTCTGATCCCTCTTACTACCGGTGGACGCAATGGATTTTCCTTCAATTGTTTAATTCCTGGTATAATAAAACCACCGATAAAGCAGAACCGATTGGGGAACTAATTTCCCGTTTTGAAACGCAGGGAACTTCAGGTTTGTCTGCAGTACAAAATGACGCATTAAATTTCACCGCAGAAGAGTGGAAAAACGCTTCGGAGCTTGACAAGCAAGATATTCTGTTAAACTACCGTTTAGCTTATCGCGCAGAAACCACCGTAAACTGGTGCCCGGCGCTGGGAACGGTTTTGGCGAATGATGAGGTAAAAGACGGAAAGTCGGAGCGTGGCGGATATCCCGTTTTCCAGAAGAAAATGATGCAGTGGAGTATGAGAATAAGCGCATATTCCGAACGATTGCTGCAAGGTCTGGAAAAGTTAGACTGGCCGCAACCTCTTAAGGATTCCCAGGAATACTGGATTGGGAAATCTCAGGGTGCGCTGGTGGATTTTGAGGTCCTCACCCCAAGTTCAGATAGTGAAAGTACGGAGCAAAATGAAAACGTTCAGGTGAGGGTTTTCACCACCCGCCCGGACACCATTTTTGGAGCTACGTTTTTGGTTTTAGCGCCGGAAAATCCTTTGGTTAAAAATTTAACAACGGAAGCTCAGACGGAAGAAATCCAAAAATATATCGAAGAAACGTCGAAAAAAACGGAAAGAGACCGCATGGCGGATGTGAAAAATGTGAGCGGCGCTTTCACCGGAAGCTACGCGACGAATCCTTTCACCCAGGAAAAAATGCCGGTTTATATTTCGGATTATGTCCTTATGGGTTACGGGACCGGCGCAGTAATGGCAGTTCCGGCACATGATGAACGCGACCACCGTTTTGCGAAAAAATTCGGTTTGCCGATTGTAAATGTTATTGAAAACACGATCGATATTCAGGAGGCATCTTATGATTCGAAAGATTCTGTTTGCGTAAACTCGGATTTTTTGAACGGATTAAATTACGAAGACGCTAAATCATTAATTATCGCTGAAATTGAAAAGAAAAATATTGGCGAAGGCACCATTAATTACCGTCAGCGCGATGCTATTTTTTCGCGCCAGCGCTATTGGGGAGAGCCTGTTCCGATTTATTACAAGGACGGAATGCCTTACGCGTTACCAATTTCTGCGCTGCCGCTGGAACTTCCGGAGGTGGAAAAATATTTACCTACCGAAGATGGCGATCCACCATTAGGAAATGCGAAAAATTTCGCCTGGGACGAAAAAAATCAGAAAGTGGTTTCCACGGGGTTGATCGATGATGAAACTGTTTTTCCATTAGAATTATCTACGATGCCGGGCTGGGCAGGGAGTTCCTGGTATTTTCTGCGTTATATGGATCCTGAAAATAATGCGGTTTTTGCAGCCAAAAATCTGACCGATTATTGGGAACAGGTTGATTTGTACATCGGCGGAAGCGAGCATGCGACGGGACATTTGCTTTATTCACGGTTCTGGACGATGTTTTTGAAAGACCGAGGTTTCATCAGCCATGAGGAACCTTTCAAAAAACTCATCAACCAAGGGATGATTTTGGGGATGAGCGCGTTTGTGAAAAGAGTTGAAGGTACGAATCAATTCGTCTCGAAATCTTTATCAAAAGATTATCAGGTACAGAAAATTCACGTAGATGTTTCGTTATTAAAAGGAACTACCGATGAACTTGATTTGGAAAAATTTAAGGCTTGGAGACCGGAATTTTCCGAGGCTGAATTTATTTTGGAAGAGGGAAAATACATCTGCGAACGCGAGGTGGAAAAAATGTCGAAATCCAAATATAATGTGGTGAATCCGGATGATATTTGTGAAGAATACGGCGCCGATTGTCTGCGTTTGTACGAAATGTTTTTGGGGCCATTGGAACAATCGAAACCGTGGAATACGCAAGGTTTAAGTGGTGTTTACGGATTTTTGAAGAAGTTTTATAATCTTTATTTTAAAGAAGATGAATTTTTAATTTCTGAGGAAGAGCCGACAAAAGAAGAGTATAAAATCCTGCACACTTTAATTAAAAAAGTGGTTAACGACATCGATAATTTTTCGTTTAATACTTCGGTTTCGCAATTTATGATTGCGGTAAACGAACTGCAGAAAACGAAAACAAACAAGCGCAAAATACTGGAACCTTTGGCTATAATTTTATCACCTTACGCGCCGCATGTTGCAGAAGAACTTTGGAGTAAGCTAGGACACGACGAAACAATTGAGTTTGCGCCCTTTCCAACCTTCGACGAAAAGTATTTGGTTGAGGACGAAATTGCATATCCTGTAAGCTTTAACGGAAAGATGAGGTTTAAGCTGAATCTTGCTGCCGACTTAGGAGTTACGGAAATTCAGCAGGCAGTTTTGGCCGATGCCAGAACCCAAGAATATCTTCAGGGAAATAATCCAAAAAAGGTGATTATAGTGCCGAAAAAAATAATTAATATTGTTCTGTAA
- a CDS encoding BamA/TamA family outer membrane protein has protein sequence MKNIWLPFLLFFCALIQAQNKEFWLLDVQTQKKTVVKDSAAAVNFLDSLAQNNFYFTKIVEVKNSSNCTEIFFDKGKNYNEAFVSVSPEIQTDLKFKNEFFTKSLDSLKRAISENYGKKGYIFNRVLSEFRGMKNNFPAVELTVLKDTQRKIDKIVLKGYEKVPARFYKNLEKDFSGKVYDEEILSDLNNSLQNHQFFTLEKPPQTLFTKDSTQVYLFLQKKKSNTFDGVLGFGNDKSEKFTFNGSLNLNLRNIFNAFETVNIFWQRNADKGQTFDLQTDIPYLLKSNIGADFKVNIFRQDSTYANVKLTPAFYLNFSRNQKIGVRGTFETSTVIDATYVQGKDFDKKSLGVWYQFQEPTEIDLFLYKSRVRLEADHVSANYAAEKLTGTQTNFLLSVERNFHLKGNHYLNLNAETAFLTSKNDFAVNELLRFGGWNSFRGFNELSLFADLYYYGTAEYRYLVGNQAFFDVFGQYGGFQNKNLSLKPKIYSFGLGFNFFLPIGLMSFQISNGNEFRNAIQLGDTKIHWGILSRF, from the coding sequence TTGAAAAATATTTGGCTTCCTTTTCTGCTATTTTTCTGCGCTTTAATACAAGCGCAAAATAAAGAATTCTGGCTTCTTGATGTACAAACTCAGAAAAAAACGGTGGTGAAAGATTCAGCTGCTGCCGTAAATTTCCTGGATTCTCTGGCGCAGAATAATTTCTACTTCACCAAAATCGTCGAGGTCAAAAATTCATCAAATTGTACCGAAATTTTTTTCGATAAAGGCAAGAATTACAATGAAGCTTTTGTTTCGGTTTCACCGGAAATCCAAACTGATTTAAAATTTAAAAATGAATTTTTCACCAAAAGCCTTGATTCTTTAAAAAGAGCAATCAGCGAAAATTACGGCAAAAAGGGCTATATTTTTAATCGGGTATTGTCGGAGTTCCGTGGAATGAAAAATAATTTTCCTGCCGTAGAACTCACCGTTTTAAAAGATACGCAGCGAAAAATCGATAAAATTGTGCTGAAAGGTTACGAAAAAGTGCCCGCCAGATTTTATAAAAACCTGGAAAAAGACTTCAGCGGTAAAGTTTACGACGAAGAAATTTTATCTGATTTAAACAATTCCCTCCAAAATCACCAATTTTTCACACTGGAAAAACCGCCGCAAACCCTCTTTACAAAAGATTCCACACAAGTATATTTGTTTTTGCAAAAGAAAAAGTCGAATACTTTTGACGGCGTTTTAGGTTTTGGAAATGATAAATCTGAAAAATTCACCTTTAACGGCAGCTTAAATTTGAATTTGCGAAATATTTTTAATGCCTTTGAAACCGTAAATATTTTTTGGCAAAGAAATGCCGATAAAGGCCAGACTTTCGATCTGCAAACCGACATTCCCTATCTCTTAAAAAGCAATATTGGTGCGGATTTCAAGGTGAATATCTTTCGCCAGGATTCTACTTACGCAAATGTAAAATTGACGCCAGCTTTTTATTTGAACTTCAGCAGAAACCAAAAAATTGGTGTGCGTGGCACGTTTGAAACTTCTACGGTTATCGATGCAACTTATGTGCAGGGAAAAGATTTTGACAAAAAAAGTTTGGGAGTTTGGTATCAGTTTCAGGAACCAACAGAAATCGATCTGTTTCTCTATAAATCGCGTGTCCGACTCGAAGCTGATCATGTTTCCGCAAATTATGCCGCAGAAAAATTGACTGGCACCCAGACTAATTTTTTGCTTTCAGTCGAAAGAAACTTTCATTTGAAAGGAAACCATTATTTGAATTTAAATGCGGAAACTGCCTTTCTCACCTCCAAAAATGATTTTGCTGTAAATGAATTGCTGCGCTTCGGCGGCTGGAATTCTTTCCGGGGGTTTAATGAGCTATCGTTGTTTGCGGACCTTTATTATTACGGCACGGCAGAATACCGGTATTTGGTGGGAAATCAGGCATTTTTTGATGTTTTCGGGCAGTATGGCGGCTTCCAAAATAAAAACTTATCGCTAAAACCAAAGATTTACAGTTTTGGTTTGGGTTTCAACTTCTTTCTGCCTATTGGGTTGATGAGTTTTCAAATCTCCAACGGAAACGAATTTAGAAACGCGATTCAGCTCGGCGACACGAAGATCCACTGGGGAATTTTAAGCCGTTTTTAG